In Candidatus Desulfofervidus auxilii, one genomic interval encodes:
- a CDS encoding prepilin-type N-terminal cleavage/methylation domain-containing protein: MKKTLFLKEMIKEQGFTLLELLISLFLSTLVAITLAMALRFSLGVWWRGTDKQQMEINFFKLTYLLEKQLRYAGNIKSTFFHKGIFSGDKTSLTFTTDYSLLTPNRASPVLVRYACLENIISYQEMPFTNMGEINEFLKEIEVITPIQLELPVQCGFFYIKNDDIKETWLKEKQSPDAIKMEAELRGEKYQFIFWLK; encoded by the coding sequence GTGAAAAAAACCCTCTTTTTGAAAGAAATGATTAAAGAGCAGGGGTTTACTTTATTAGAATTACTTATTTCCTTATTTCTTTCTACTTTAGTAGCTATTACTCTAGCTATGGCTCTACGTTTTAGTTTAGGAGTGTGGTGGAGAGGAACCGATAAGCAACAGATGGAAATCAATTTTTTTAAATTGACCTATCTGTTAGAAAAACAATTGCGTTATGCGGGTAATATTAAATCAACTTTTTTTCATAAAGGGATTTTTAGTGGAGACAAAACAAGTTTAACCTTTACTACCGATTATTCTCTGCTTACCCCAAACAGGGCTAGTCCTGTTTTGGTAAGATATGCGTGTTTGGAAAATATAATTTCTTATCAAGAAATGCCCTTTACTAATATGGGAGAAATAAATGAGTTTTTGAAGGAAATAGAGGTAATTACACCCATTCAATTGGAATTGCCTGTTCAATGTGGTTTTTTTTATATTAAGAATGATGATATTAAAGAAACTTGGTTAAAAGAAAAACAATCCCCAGATGCCATCAAGATGGAAGCAGAACTTAGGGGAGAAAAATACCAATTTATCTTTTGGTTAAAATGA